In Salvelinus fontinalis isolate EN_2023a chromosome 8, ASM2944872v1, whole genome shotgun sequence, the genomic stretch ACATTTACTTTGGAGAGAAAATTAACATTGTGAAAATgaactttgtgaaaatgaattTTGTGGGCTGGGTTATCATTGCATCTTACATACTTTTGAATGGCGTGCTGTCCCTTGTCTTTTTCCCTTTCTGAAAACGTTTGGGTAGATTGTACAGCACAGTGCAAACTGAAAAGTAAGGCATTAATATAAACAGTTTTGAGAGTTGGTCCattttgtcagtgtgtgtgtagacattTGTAAAGGTATTCAACATAGATGTTAGAAGTTTAATTGTTAGAAACTGAACTGGAGTAGTAAAAGTAAATAGGTTAAACTTGTTTTTGTAAGGACAACCTGTGCCAGATTTAATCAACCTGCAATAAAACAATGTCTCTGCTCAAGACTGCCACGTCAGCATGGAGGTAAAAGTCTGGCTGTTTACATTACAGAGAGTGAGCTGGCTTGTTTTACAGTAGTTCTGTACATATGTTATTGTATGCAGCACTAGTGAACTCTGGCATGTCATTTCTGTACAGTGTATTTCAAACATGACAATGAGCATGTCTCAGGCTAAGTTGTTCCTTACCGTGTGACCTGCCCATGAAAACATTGTGCCCTAGCCTATATGTCTGGGCCCTGGTATGGACCTTGAGTTTTTCTGATTAAAGCCACGAGGTCTTAAACCAGCACTAAGCATGACAATACAAGAGTGGTGAAGTATTTGAACGGGCTGGTTGTGAAAGATACAGATGTTAGGATTGAAAAGGTTCTTTTGTctttctcattctccctctctccccaggatGTAAGAATACAGAACATGGGGCTTTGCTGAAGGAACTCATGCAGACCAGTAACTTCCGGGTCACGGTAGTGGAGGAGTCCGATGTGGTTGAAATCTGTGGAGCACTGAAGGTACCCACTCAACCATTAAGAGATTCTGCTTGGCCTCGTCTTTCTTAATGTCTCATCATGTTGTCTCGATGTCTGAATCTCAATTCATAATTTCCATGTATACTCTCTCCTTGCCCTTCACCTACTTCTTACTGAAAACATAAAAGGGTAGTGAGAAGAGGGCTAGATGAGAGAAAGTGTGCTGGTAAGAAATGACTGTCCTAATGTGTTGAAGCCATTAACCACAGCCCTCCTCTCTGTGGCTTTAAGAACATTGTGGCGGTGGGGGCGGGCTTCTGTGACGGCCTGGGCTTCGGTGACAACACCAAGGCGGCGGTGATCCGGCTGGGCCTGATGGAGATGATTGCCTTCGCACGAATCTTCTGCACTGCTGGGCCCGTCTCCTCTGCCACCTTCCTGGAGAGCTGTGGCGTTGCTGACCTCATCACGACCTGCTACGGAGGCCGCAACCGCAAAGTGGCCGAAGCCTTCGCTAAAGGggggaaagtgagagaggggaCTTGACTAATTGGCTTTTAGGGGCGACGTAAAAATTAAAAGGTTTGAATTATAGCATTTAGGATTGGAAGGCAGGAAAATACTGCAGATGAACGCTGTCATTTTTTGGTTTGAAAATAAAGGAGGCCAGAGATAAAGTTAGTAAAGAGTAAGTTTCAGTTCAAAATTGTTGTTTTGGAGAGTGGTATAATACCACAATAGTAGTCTTGACTTAACTATGTCTGTATTCTGCTCAGTCAATTGAAGAGCTGGAGAAAGAGATGCTGAATGGACAGAAGCTCCAGGGACCAGCAACAGCATCTGAAGTCCATGTCATCCTAAAGAACAAAAATCTGCTTGACAAGTAGGCACAGAAATCAAACCACTCTTTCACCCATTGAAGAAACTGATGATACATTTCATGTTCATGTTTCACTTAAGCAATAAGGACCAAGaagttgtggtatatggccaatataccacgactaagggctgttcttatgcgatgcaacgcggagtgcctggatacagaccttaaccgtggtatattggccatataccacaaacccaaggtgccttattgctattataaactggttaccaatgtaattagagcagtaaaaataaatgttctgtcatacccgtggtatacggtctgagataccacggctgtcagccaatcagcattcagggcttgaaccacagTTTTTAATTACCAATaacctctagctctgtcacctcaGTTAAAACACAAATATGAAGAAATAGTACAAACAATGCAGTTATTCTCAAAAGGGCAAAGACTGACAACTcaacaatccctctctctctcccatcccaggTTCCCACTATTCAACGCTGTGTACCAGATCTGCTACCAGGGCCATCCAATCACAGAGTTCATCAAGTGTTTGCAGAACCACCCGGAGCACATGTAGGCTAACAGACTGACCAAGTGCCAGGAGAAGGATCAACACCACTTCCACTTTGTACCGGTTAGGAGAATATGTACACTCCACAGCTCTGATGCAGCAAGCAGACTCCATCAGACGACGTGAAGTAAAGTCTACTCTGTACTGCCTAAGGGGTGTTTGTATGTACCTCTATagtaaaagtgctttcctcttcCTGGTTTTCTACAAGTGTGACCCAGCCTGTTTTTGTTGTCACCCAATCAGACGCCACTGTCCATCCTCAGATGTTATCTTGGTCCGTCCATTGTGAcctcactttgttattgttttgctTATTCATGTTAATTGTGGTAGGGCGTTGTAGCAGATGTTAGGCTATTTTGTCCTTCTCGCTTTTTTAATTCTGAATCTCTGCATTCTTTGAGATTACTTATACTTTATGGATCATTAGGCTAGATTTGCTTAGCACCTGTTAAAAACAAATGAAAGTGCCTTTCAATGCCACATTGCAAAAAAATATTGTCTGTTTATGTGCTTTGTGAAACCAAATTGTTTTTCCCTTATGGTCCGTCCATGAGGCCATTAGTCACCATGACACTGCCGTTGAATTTCACTGACATGGCTTACAGTAGTGGCTTACAGTATGTTTGAAAAGAGTGTAGGTCACAACAAAAAAGATTTTCCTTTGAAATAAATCATAGATTTTTAATCGTGGCTACCCATTTCATTTGGCTTCTTGTTCACATGAGCTTCATGAGGAGTTTTATTCTGGTCATGGCAAGTTATCAACTGGAATCTCAGCGCTGTAGCTCACGTGGTCAAAATCAATTGTTGCGATTTGTATGGACAAGCACATGTCAGAGCCAGGAAAGAGAGAATAGAAGTAACATGAAACCTAGAAAGAGAGTTTGACAGTAAAGGGAGAAGCACTGTGAATAAAACAGCTTCAGTCCTGAAGAGCTACTGGCTGTGCAGGCTTTTTGCTCCAACCCTACAGTACCAGGCTAACTCAAGGCATAAGTTCATTGCTTTAAAATTAGACTTGAGCAGCAGTCTTGGGGAAATAAAGTTCTGCAACAGTCAACCAAGTCAATTAGGCTAGGAGCTATT encodes the following:
- the LOC129861165 gene encoding glycerol-3-phosphate dehydrogenase [NAD(+)], cytoplasmic-like isoform X2 yields the protein MATPKKVCIIGSGNWGSAIAKIVGSNAAQNSKFDNTVTMWVFEEMVDGRKLTDIINTDHENVKYLPGHKLPPNVGVDEGPDGLKLISDVIQEKLGITMSVLMGANIANEVADEKFCETTIGCKNTEHGALLKELMQTSNFRVTVVEESDVVEICGALKNIVAVGAGFCDGLGFGDNTKAAVIRLGLMEMIAFARIFCTAGPVSSATFLESCGVADLITTCYGGRNRKVAEAFAKGGKSIEELEKEMLNGQKLQGPATASEVHVILKNKNLLDKFPLFNAVYQICYQGHPITEFIKCLQNHPEHM
- the LOC129861165 gene encoding glycerol-3-phosphate dehydrogenase [NAD(+)], cytoplasmic-like isoform X1, yielding MATPKKVCIIGSGNWGSAIAKIVGSNAAQNSKFDNTVTMWVFEEMVDGRKLTDIINTDHENVKYLPGHKLPPNVLAVAELVDAAKEADILVFVIPHQFIGRVCDTMKGKIKSDALGMSLIKGVDEGPDGLKLISDVIQEKLGITMSVLMGANIANEVADEKFCETTIGCKNTEHGALLKELMQTSNFRVTVVEESDVVEICGALKNIVAVGAGFCDGLGFGDNTKAAVIRLGLMEMIAFARIFCTAGPVSSATFLESCGVADLITTCYGGRNRKVAEAFAKGGKSIEELEKEMLNGQKLQGPATASEVHVILKNKNLLDKFPLFNAVYQICYQGHPITEFIKCLQNHPEHM